From Apium graveolens cultivar Ventura chromosome 9, ASM990537v1, whole genome shotgun sequence, the proteins below share one genomic window:
- the LOC141687461 gene encoding high mobility group B protein 9, whose amino-acid sequence MSSSIISAVDKAYPEAMASHEEVVKGPALFWDSLRSFHSAMGTKYMVPIIGGVELDLHVLYVQVTKRGGYEQVVSEKKWREISSMFNLSATTTSASYALRKHYRNFLYYYEQVYFFKLQGSLLTPTAPVTFEATGTIDAKTDYCYMVSMKLGSETLNGVLYHPKHHKPSESAIIPYDLNDKRTRRRERKRKRRMGPKPNRSGYNFYFAEKHSELKRKFPEKERDFTKMIGESWTNLSREEKNVYNEIGVKDKERYQKELREYKKKVKQEEANKENGQSLGAQTRD is encoded by the exons ATGTCATCGTCGATAATTTCAGCGGTAGATAAAGCATATCCTGAAGCCATGGCTTCGCATGAGGAGGTGGTGAAAGGGCCTGCACTGTTTTGGGACTCCCTGCGGAGCTTTCATTCAGCAATGGGTACCAAGTACAT GGTGCCTATAATTGGAGGGGTGGAGCTGGATTTGCATGTTCTGTATGTACAAGTAACAAAGAGAGGTGGCTACGAACAGGTGGTATCAGAAAAGAAGTGGAGGGAGATAAGCTCAATGTTCAACTTGTCTGCTACTACAACAAGTGCTTCATATGCACTGAGGAAGCATTACCGTAACTTCCTATACTACTATGAACAAGTCTACTTTTTCAAGCTACAAGGCTCTCTTCTTACCCCTACAG CTCCTGTGACGTTCGAAGCCACTGGCACCATTGATGCCAAGACTGACTACTGCTATATGGTGTCTATGAAATTGGGTTCCGAGACTTTAAATGGAGTACTTTATCATCCGAAACATCATAAACCTTCGGAATCTGCCATAATACCCTATGACCTGAATGACAAGCGCAcaagaagaagagaaagaaaaagaaaacgaAGAATGGGTCCCAAGCCTAACAGGAGTGGTTACAATTTCTATTTTGCTGAAAAGCATTCAGAGCTCAAACGCAAATTCCCTGAAAAGGAGAGGGACTTCACAAAAATGATCGGCGAGTCTTGGACTAATCTGAGTCGAGAAGAGAAGAAT GTGTACAATGAGATCGGAGTGAAAGACAAAGAGAGGTACCAGAAAGAATTGAGGGAGTACAAAAAGAAAGTTAAACAGGAAGAAGCTAACAAAGAAAACGGGCAATCACTAGGGGCTCAAACCAGGGACTGA